The following nucleotide sequence is from Zingiber officinale cultivar Zhangliang chromosome 10A, Zo_v1.1, whole genome shotgun sequence.
ATTATTGGCGTGGGCTCAAAAATGACATTTCAGTTGAAACACTTCTTAAACAAGAAGAATCAGCTCAAAGTGAGGTGATTACATTTCAAGgtaatcaaattaaactccatAAACACTTCTTTAAAATCGATTTTCTAACCTTCAGATGTTACAATCCATCTTAGATTTTCATGGACTTTGATAAGCTGGGTACGATAAGTTTCTTTTGATCTATGGTAATTTTCTCGTTTGATCAATAAGTTGAAATCCCCCAACAGAAATGAATATACTAGATTTCTAAAGCATGTGCATTGCTATACTTTTCAGTGTCAGCAACATTGCGGCTACTACTTATGGTTGTTTTAGGATACTCTGATAGCTAGAAGACTTTTAATGTAAAATCTCCACAATTCATCTTATTCTTCTTTGTTGGCTTTTATTCTTTAATTTCAATTCCCTTTTCCTATTACAGAGAGAGATTTTGGTTTTGAGTGACACCACAGAACTTAAGAAAAGCAAGTTGCTTGGCAGTTACATATTACCATTGAATTAGGCTAATCTTTTCCTCTTCCAAATCACATTATTACAAAGAATCATAATATAATATGCCACGTAGTCACACTGGAAAATAGTCTCCATTCCCTCCATATGTAAGGAATGCATCAAGAGGCCCTTGTGTACATGTGCCATGCACACTCATGATACTTCATCATTTAACAAGTTCAAAAGGGATTCCACATATAGCAACCTCCATTTTCTCTCAAGTAGCTCTCCAAGTTTTCTTGACTCATATTCGGTGGTTGCTGATCATGTTTGGAATACCCTTCCAATATTGAGGTGAACTGGTTCAAGGAGTTCTTGACGAGCTTCTTATCGGTGTGATCTGGGTCTGTTGTGGCCATAGGATGAGCTGCAGCACTGTCAGAGTAGAGGTTGGAGAAGCAGGGCACTTGCTCATACCCCTCTAAGCCACGCAGAGCGTGATCGAAGGATATGTAGGCATCTTTGAGGGGAGGCAAGGAGGAAGAGCTTGTATCATCTTTGTATTTCTCAATGTCGGTCTTCATCATCACTGATCTGCTCTTGAAGGATACCCTGCACAAAACCCAGTCTTCCTGTTGGAAGCAAACAGACTAGATTATATAACAGTCTCAAAAGTTGTTACTTTGTTGGAGAAGAGAATTGAACAATCTTATTCACCTTGAAGGAGAATTTGGATGGGCTAGGGGATTCGTCCATGCGAAATTCATGCATGACCCAATCAGTCTTACTGCCCTTCGGGGCCCTGCCTTCGTAGAACACCAAAGTTTTCCTCATTCCGACAAGCACACCCTTTCGGTTCACCTGCCGGTCTTTCCCGGTGGCCTTCCAGTAGCCCGACTTGGTGGCTCGGTTTGTTCGCTGCCCGGTCGCGTACTTGCGGTCTTTGACGTTGAAGAAATACCACTCCTTACCCGCAACACATGCCACTTCTATCTCAACACAGCAAATAGATAAACATCTCTCAGGAAACAAGATGATAGATAGATTAAACATTGTTTTTatgccttagattttttttttctatggcGGAGAAAAGACTCCAACAAGAGTTGAACAGTTCAGCATCAGGACATAAATAAATGCGTGATGAAATTGAAAAGTTGATATCTACTCTTGAGAAAGAGTGGCATATCTGGGGAAGGTTCTCTCTTGCACCAGCCCTATCATATATATCTAAATATGATATCTGTAATTAATGTTGGTCATTGAAGCTGCCCATATTTCCAGCCTTCTTCTTTTTCAGGTAGCTAGAACCATTCCAAATTAGATCAACGTTTCTCAAATCATTTTGCTCTTAGCGTTAAATTTGATATTTAAGGAGTTTGTTACTGACAAATTGAGAGATTGCAAGGTTGAAGTGGGAGTTTTGGATTGAGAATACTAATTTGTTAGCGctgaagaaaaaaatagaaaagaaaaaggagataaAGAGGCGTCTGGAGATTGGATTCGTTACGAAAATGGAAAATGAACAGTCTCTttcgtaaaaaaaaaataataaataaaaacaatttgTTAATTCATTTTGGTTTGAGAGTGATATCTATTAGTTTGTTCCTTGAAGAATTAATAGTTTGATCTCTTTAATTCTGCTGGACTATTTGGTGTTTTTAAGATTAAACTTACACGTAACTTAAAgcaaaataataatagtaataattagGGTGCTCTTTCTTCATCAAtacaagatttttttttctttttataaaaagaatcatcagtttcagtattatttaGTACGTAATAATTAAGAACATAAAGAAGAGAATGATTAGTTCATagaacaaaataattttaaaaaattgctaTTTTCTGGCATATTAATTTTCTTGGTGCAGTTTGGACAAATTTTTCCTAGTGCATGCACAAAGAAGGTGGTTAATTTTTCCTTCAtttcaaagaaaatttaatttcttaaagaGAAATCTCCTTTCTAAAGTGCCCGAAAACAAGAAGAGAGATCTCCATAGAATTTCGTTTGAGAGGGGGGAAAACACTTCCTGATTAAAGTGCTAAAACATGGAAGATTTCTTCTTGATGAGTAGTCAAGGAACTAGAATTAAAAAGATGAAAACTATGAATTGCATGTGAATTCCGATCCTATCAATATATACAGAGCAACAACAAGTTAGTCTCGAGTATTTTCACAAACTAGTTAGAAAAAAATGATACTACTCACCGGGAAGGTCCCACGGTTCGCACTTGTTGAGATCGACGTCGACGATCACTGGGTAGCCGTAGACGCCATGGTTCCTAGCTGCTTCCCCCTTCACTTTGTTCCCAAGGTAGTCGCAGATTAGCTCGTCGTCTCGCGGGTGGAATCGGAAACCTGGAGGCAGCCTGGCCTCCATCATACTCAAGGAGCTCATGCTGCTCCTGCGATGCTATGAAttcgagaagaaagaagaagaagaagaagaagaagaagataagaaAAGTAATCGAGATGGAATCCCAAATCTGAAGAGGGTGGTCAGTAGCATGATATAAGGAGCAAGTCAACTACTTAAAGAAAGAAACAGAGGGTGTTGGATGTGGTAAAAAGATGAAGCGGTCGGCTCCACAATAAAATACAGATAGATAAATTAAGATACGTAATAGCCTCTTAGTCGGGTGGGATAGTCAATTATCCTAATACGGTAAATCACCACTTGAGTATCAACTGTACACGCTCCAGGGGTGAAACAAAGGGTGTTAGATGCAAAAAATATGATAACGCTCATGTCAAATGTCCTCATCGGCGATCTCATGGTGAAATGAAGAGAGATAAATCAGGTACTAAACAGCTCCTGAGTAGAAAGATTATTTGTAGTAGTTACGATTCTATCCCAAGAGAGAAGGAGGGgtgtaaaaaataaacaaatatttgCTGTATAAAGCCAAATCTGTTCACTTTGCATGGCCAAGTGAGGTTGGGGAGCCCCAAGTTGGCCCcaacaagaaaaataataaagaacTGCCTTACTAGCTTCTACTTGCCAAGAAGCAAATAATTGTGATGCCACTGCATGCATGTGAAGCAGGTTATGGATCTGCATCACCATGCAGTTCTGCTAGCTGCGTGAGCCACACTCACAGCATATACATACAAAGAAAACCAATGAGTTGTGAATCATTGCGTTAATGGGAGGGTTTAATCTCCCTTCATTATTGGCCTCCAAAGGCATGTGTCTGGACCCTCACATAGGGACCAGATCAGATGACATATCCATACCATAAAGTAGGTTTGCCCATTCAACCTCCAATCACAAAAGATTCTTCTTAAGGGTTTTTGTTTTCTCTGTTTCAGGAATTAAAATTATACTTCTATCATTCCTAGGCCACATTTATTGGTTGGGAACTCAAAACAAGGTGTAGCATGTGTACTTCAGTACTGAGCAGCTTGCACGGTGGGTTAGCTCTCATGATAACCTACTTTAGTGAATTAGCTTGTATTTTGGGTTAGCTTCCATGATGAGGAAACATTGCCCTCTGCAGTGTTTAAAGCAATTGTTTTTCTCTGGCCTGTTGATTATGGTAAAAACTATCAGCAAAAGTTTACTACATCTAAAACTTCTATCTTTAACTTTGATTATGTTCAGTGAATGCTTGTAACACGTTCTTGACTCAATCAGGTCGGCCTTAACTACACCGGCTCTTCATGGTTAAATTGCAAATAGATGCCATGAACATTAACCAACTTAAAGTTGACCTACCCAATATAACATtatattgaaaaaataattttgataactaataaattaaataggaataaaatagtTATTTCGTGAGTAGACCGTCGTAACATAATTTGTcgaatgaataaaaaaattaatatctaatgaGGGTTGGGCTGATTTGATTGGACGGAAGTTTGACTCGCACACGAGTTGGATTCATGGATAAGATTACATAAATACTAACTCAAGTATGCAGAACCTTTGAGGGgaatgaaattataattaatttcgttgattgattaaaaggttaatcttgattatgatattaattaatcgattaattaatatttataatagattaagtaaataattaattagattaattaattgaattaattaatgattgatatgggttaggtttcatgaatCCCCGATAAAGAGGGGAAAGGGGATAACTAAGTGGGAAAGATAAATCAATATTAGCCggaatatacctcaaaagaggtggGCCAATATCGAGCAAAGACATATTTCCAGATAGGAagatcaatatcggccgggatatacctcaaaggaggtagaccagtatcgaccgggatatgactcaaaggaggtagactagTATCGgccggcatatacctcaaaggaggtagactaatatcggtcggcatatacctcaaaggaggtaggctaatatcggccgggatatgcctcaaaggaggtatGTCAATATCGATCGACATATACTTACAAATAGGCAGACcgatatcggtcgggatataccttcagggaggaagactcatatcggccgggatatacctcaaaggagaaaggccaatatcgatcagcatatacctcaaaggaggtaggctaatatcggccgacatatacctcaaaggaggtaggctaatatcggccgggatatgcctcaaaggaggtaggtcaatatcggtcggcatatacctcaaaggaggtaggctaatatcggccgggatatgcctcaaaggaggtaggtcagTATCGATCGGCATATACTTACAAataggtaggccaatatcggtcgggatatacttttAGGGAGGAAGACTCATATCGGCTGgggtatacctcaaaggaggaagaccagtatcgatcagcatatacctcaaaggaggtaggctaatatcggccgacatatgcctcaaaggaggtaggtcagTATCGGCTAGCATATATTTACAAataggtaggccaatatcagtcgGGATATCCCTTCAGAAAGGAAGGCtcatatcgaccgggatatacctcaaaggaggaaggccaatatcgatcagcatatacctcaaatgaggtaggctaatatcggatggcatatatctcaaaggaggtaggaaaatatcggccgggatatacctcaaaggaggaaggccaatattgatcaacatatacctcaaatgaggtaggccaatatcggccgggatataagcaggctaatatcgatcgagatatactttcagggaggaaggctaatatcggccgggatgaaTAGTGCCTCGAAAAGAtataccaatattgatcaagattaCATATCTGATAAAATATAGCTCAGAGTCAGCTTGGATAACAAACTCAGAAGGGCACGGACAAGCATTACCCAAGGAGTCTCATGAGAGGTAATGACACTTGGTCAAACCTAGTTAAAACAGGAGAGGCAAGTAGGGACGATAAAAACACTTGGAAAGGGTTTGCgaaacaggatagaagtaaatatttcaaataaagtagccTATGAAGATATCTGTAATATGTGATTGTATAATAGGTGTTATgtatatttggcgggaaatgtgtttttagactattttgcaggtactaaacaacaaagaaggtacatctgaggtacaaaaaagattccttaaaagtcatttacctcaagtacacagcttacgtcatctcataacaaactctaacaaatcggggtccacttcatgactacggaggttatatgaagtggtataaaaaggggaatcctctccgttggctaggtaagttcacatcattgtacacattcataaccctaatttccaatTAACTGTTCATcttatgcttcttcttccttcttccacacaaggagagatcactaacttgagcgtcggtgggtctagctagggattcccaccccggtcttaggtcactaacgatagtgttggttggtctcttgtgcgcaggaagccttggaagctccggatctggGTATCTTCAGTCGGATTTCTTTCTCGCCATTGGAGCTTCGCACAAGAAGGACATTCCGGGACTTCATTCTCTTAGATCCGCTttaggtttctcggatcggcgttcaATAGGTATTATTCTTTaccagcagtaggttttttctctcggctctccgtcttgtcaagcttctcagacaggatcaatgatAATTGATAAGGTTTAAGTGAAAAGACATactatgttttttttataattgaTAAGATTTAAGTGAGAAGACACCCCATGTCTTTTATTCTCTTGGAAGAAATCTTTCACCTCTTGGAAAAAACCCTTCATCCTTATAAAAGGAACATCATTCCTTTGATTCAATACACTCAAAACTCAAATTGTGAAttctcctcttgagttctcttttctctctcccctCTTAAGAGTTTCAAGACTTCGAAAGTTCGATAGGACTCGAAATTTGGAGTGCTCTTATTTTGAGACGCAAGTCCTTGTATTTTGGGAGACGATTGCTGATAAACCATAAGCACCTGGGGCATTATAGTCTTAAGAAAAGAAGACCTAACTTTTACCTTGACTTTAATACTCTTATTCATTAGAATAAGCTTACCCGAAGGGGGTGTGTTGATATCTGAAGGGATAATTTGACGACCAATAAGATTAAATTGGTAATGATGATACTGTTGGGTCACAATGTTACAAACAAAAtctcatattgaaaatacatggaaaagatcatagatttataagggaaatatatctccattggtatgagaccttttgggtagagcctaagtgcaaaactatgagggcttagatctaaagtggataatatcatatcattatggagatatctaaattcttattggtcataacaattggtatcagagtccgaaCTATCAGAAGGtctaaccaccgactgtgcataagagttatggtctaattgaaccatgtgagtagaatattgacctcgaacaaaggaagTGAGAGCTCCCGTGTCTGAATCAAGAAGACCAGACATAAGGCAGGAAGTCCTAATTGTGGCTAGGCAAGAAAGTCTtaattgcggctaggcaaggaagttatagtaggtcgggtggactggGGGATAAGAAGGCCTAGTGGGTTAAGAATCAGATATGGGAGCCTGTGGTCCTCCATttgaggggagattgttgggttgcaaggttgcaaacaaagtaccacattgaaaatacatggaaaatattatatatttataaggaaaaaatatattcgttagtatgagaccttttgggtagagcccaagagcaaaatcatgagggcttaggtctaaagtggacaatattatgtcattgtggagatatctaaatttcttttggtcctaacagatacTAAGAAGGATacgtcttcttggatatgggaacaaccaccaccgcctaggcaaagctttttctggaaattaatatttaatgtaattaataacctaggtgatttggatcgaacgtgttaagttccgcaggagatccaagtctaaacctaaaagaacaagtaaattaaactttggatcaaacgtgttaagttccgcaggcgatccaagtttaatttaaaagaacacatggtagctaggaaaggttcagacctttgtacaaaatttttgtacagtggaaccattagactttccgagtagcaaccaacaattggtatcagagctagggttttgcctctgtgtatttggtattagtttaattatgcacatgtcatacataatttaggtagattaatagtaggatgtgctaactttgtggatgcaggatccaactattatggcttatagttattatgtgtgtgattggacccttggacatgtcaagggcattttgttgtgtgtgcatgattgtattataaaatacagcaggagctgtatttagttttactaggattttatttttgatctaattacatgtacattccttttatggaatataggatcgatggatgtaaattttattttatgttcgatctagtttacatgtacattccttcgaggaatataggatcgaaaaatgtaaaattctatttatgtcgcggatcgaatcttgcaaggcgtggaacctttttgaggaccagaggcgcagcggaacaaggagcaagatggatgcgacaactagacccagtggcagtggccaaagatggcagcagctagggttggcgacacacgagggacagcaatagataaaagtcataatagttgaaaattagtttttctatttattgctttttatgctatgactgcgtgtgcttgttagtatgcatgttaagtagactagcatagtcaaaattcctcactttaaataactaagtgggagagagatttattttttttaaaaaataaattccacggtctccattactggtttataagtgatgtagCAAggttgcgcgttggctctgagtgccttcctccatatcggatgagcttgtttgcagatcactagattaaacttccattttggatgactataggaagttaattaagagcgtgtgatcttctccatcggaaggggcacaatcttattaatgaacttagtgtcaagtaatggtatacacttaggcacgtctaatagtatcctccccatcggagtcactgctattattcgtgtgaccaaaagaaaccaactattaattttatttgtcaaaaagttaggttgacaagataataaaattaatgggttaaaccctccttttacaaatgttgaatttgtatacgtccacactatcgcggcatacaaaattcacggtgttttaaggtgttggttaatttaaaatagtattgtttgaggaatcaatattattctaaatttagagttctgatcaaaagttatttgtgattcttaggattattttcaacccactggccatcatactaaaagagaacagacttactggtcctaactacatagattggaaaaggaacctggacattgttctaactgctgaaagctataaatttgtactgactgaaccttgccctgatacacccaatggtgaatctactcaagaggagattgaatatcataggaaatgggtaaaagcagatgagatggcacggtgttacattttggcttcaatgtcaaatgtattgcaacatcagcatcaagatttaccaacagcctatgatattatgaacaatctcaaagaactctttagtCACCAGGAttgggcctctaggcaagaagccatgagaaagataatgacagccactatgcaagagggtactcctgtgagggatcatatcctaaagatgatggcttatctgaatgaaatacaaatccttggaggagaaattgatggggaaactcagatcgatgtgatcctccaaacgctacctagaagttttgagcaattccgcctgaattacaatatgaataaaagggtatattcattggcggaactactaacagaacttcaggcagtagaaggtttgttccgtcataattctcatattcactatgctgaaaatggttctacttctaaaccgaaaggaaagaagaagaagaaacaagttagctcagcaaagaaagtgaataaatctcagagtacaggacctaaagctggaatgaagaagccgaagggcaagtgcttcatctgcaagcagtcaaggcattggaaggcggactgtcctcgtaggaatcaaaacaacaaaggtatatctcatgctctggttgttgaaacatgtttagcggtgttatctaccagcacctggtgtgtagatacgggagccactgatcatgtctgcaattccttgcaggggttccaggaaacccgacgactaactgaaggagagattaccgtctacatgggcaatgctactaaggtggcgactgttgcagtgggaaacgtctacttatcttttaatagaaatagaaatttggttttaagaaattgtctttatgtacccagttttagaaagaatttaatttcagtttctaaactatttttagatggatattcaatttcctttagtaacgatgtgattattaagagaaataaagtgattatctgttctggtgcattggttgacaatttatatactttaaatccaatttctcccacaaagcaaaatatggaaattaataacacatcttctaactcaaataagagaaaagaaccttcggaaatgaaccaagcatatctttggcatctaaggcttggtcatattaacttaagtaggattcaaaggcttatagccgatggactcttgggttcattagagttggaaaatttttcaacttgtgaatcttgcttggaaggtaaaatgaccaagaggccttttaaggccaaggggtatgagccaaagaagtgttagaattggttcattctgatttgtgtggtcctatgtctatccaggcaagaggtggttttgaatattttgtctcttttatagatgattattcaagatacggatacatttacctaatgcgccgcaagtccgagtgctttgataagttcaaagagtacaaggctgatgtggagaaacgactaggtaaaagtatcaagacactacggtctgatcgtggtggtgaatacctcttaggagagtttagaaattacttatcagaggccgggattcaatcccaactgtccgcacctagtacaccccaacagaatggtgtggcagaacgaaggaataagactcttatggagatggttagatcgatgatgagttattcagaattaccaaattcgttttggggatacgctctggaaatggcagtgtacattctgaacttagtaccttctaaatcagtttcttctactcccacagaattatggaatgggcgaaaacccagtctaagacatattccgatttggggtagtccagcacatgtgctgaaaccagatgctgataagttagaatctcgtacagaagttcgcgtgtttgtaggttatcccagaggaacgaaaggtggtttattttatagtcctaaagaccagaaggtcattgttagcaccaatgcccagtttttagaagaagactatataatggatcacaagcctagtagcaaagttgttctataa
It contains:
- the LOC122028263 gene encoding NAC domain-containing protein 21/22-like isoform X2; amino-acid sequence: MSSLSMMEARLPPGFRFHPRDDELICDYLGNKVKGEAARNHGVYGYPVIVDVDLNKCEPWDLPVACVAGKEWYFFNVKDRKYATGQRTNRATKSGYWKATGKDRQVNRKGVLVGMRKTLVFYEGRAPKGSKTDWVMHEFRMDESPSPSKFSFKEDWVLCRVSFKSRSVMMKTDIEKYKDDTSSSSLPPLKDAYISFDHALRGLEGYEQVPCFSNLYSDSAAAHPMATTDPDHTDKKLVKNSLNQFTSILEGYSKHDQQPPNMSQENLESYLRENGGCYMWNPF
- the LOC122028263 gene encoding NAC domain-containing protein 21/22-like isoform X1, which encodes MSSLSMMEARLPPGFRFHPRDDELICDYLGNKVKGEAARNHGVYGYPVIVDVDLNKCEPWDLPEVACVAGKEWYFFNVKDRKYATGQRTNRATKSGYWKATGKDRQVNRKGVLVGMRKTLVFYEGRAPKGSKTDWVMHEFRMDESPSPSKFSFKEDWVLCRVSFKSRSVMMKTDIEKYKDDTSSSSLPPLKDAYISFDHALRGLEGYEQVPCFSNLYSDSAAAHPMATTDPDHTDKKLVKNSLNQFTSILEGYSKHDQQPPNMSQENLESYLRENGGCYMWNPF